The Natator depressus isolate rNatDep1 chromosome 23, rNatDep2.hap1, whole genome shotgun sequence sequence TCCGTGGAGGAGCTGGCGCAGCCCGACTGGGCTTGTCTTGTCTCCGTGCTGGGCTCCCTGCATCTCTCGCCCGGCTCCATCTCTCTGCCCATCCCTGAGGGCCGGGCGCTGGTCGGCCTGGACGGACCCGCCGCCGCCGACACCGTGGCCACCGCCGAGCGCCCCACGCCCACGGAGGCGGTGCCCACCACCGAGCACCCCACGCCCACGGAGGCGGTGCCCACTGCCGAGCGCCCCATGCCCACGGAGGCTCTGGATCGCTCAGGGGAGCCAGGAGCCATGGTGGCTCTAGACCCGGCACTAGATCCCCGCTGGCTCGGGGTTCCTGCCGGGCTCCGGGAACCAGAGGGGATGGCCAGGCTCAGCTGGCCACGGTTCCTCTCTGCGCTCAGCTCCCTGGACATTGGGCCCTGCTGGGGAGGGACCCTGGAGTAACGGCAGCTCTAAccaccagagccccctcccatcccagagtcagggagagaacccaggcgtcctggctcccagccccccctgctctaaccactagactgcaCTGACACCTGTCCTGCAGACAGCTGCTGCATCACCCCTTGCTCAGCAACGCCCACTAGGCCCCATGAAGAGCAGGGCAGACGGGGAACTCCTCTGGGTTAGTAATGGGGGGGTCTGGTTGGGGGAGATACCTTTCCCAGCGTGCCCCCCCTTCCTGGGAGACGTGGGTCCGCTGCCCAAGGCacagcccccctcagccccctAGGTTAAGGGTTGCCACCCCCACCTGTCAGCCCTCACCTGTGTCCAGGGGCTGGTGACCTCTGCCCGGGACCCAGAAAGTCCATCAAGGAGTTTGGGGGAGCGTCTCACCAGGGCTGCTGGGAAACAGGatgggagtgaggggctgggagccaggaggactcctggctgccccagccccacctctgccagtagggggcgctgtgggagCGTCCTGATTCCTGTGCCAGCCTGTGCAGTACCTACCTATGCTGGGCGATGTGGAGCATGTGGACCCCTGTCCCCCTGCGCTCCGCCTGCAGAGAGAGAGCCCAGATCAGAACCGCCCGgcccatgggggaggagggatggcaggggcagccccccAGGCCAGGTGGGATCCACGTACAGAGTCTCCGCAAAACCTCCCTGATCTTCAGGGAATGGGGTCCCCCTgcgtcccagcccctgcccctccatgcttcCCTGCACCGTGGGCTCAAGAGAGACATAGGGGATCTATCAGCTAGAAAGACCTCCCTGCTCCCATCACTagcccccacttcccctcccagagctggggagagaacccaggagtcctggctcccagcccccgcaccCCACAGCCTCCGGCTGGCCCAGCAGTACCTACGTGGAGGGTTGCTGCCCCGTGGTGGGGCTGGCCGGACGCTGCCTCCCTCTCAGCTGCCCCTGGCTGGGGGTCCGGCTCCCACTGCCCGGGGGCTCCCCAAGTTGGGGTATCGGGGCCctgggctcctcctcctcctggatgGGCCGCAGCCGCTGGCTATGGGGTGGCTGgagagatgggggagcagcaaTGGAGAAATGGGGTCAGCCCAGCAGAACAGGATCTTCCCCTCACTCTGTGCCCCCATTCTGCCCTGCACTCCCGACACTGGCCACTGCCCACTCCCCAGCCACTGACGCCATGCCCCTCACCCCCCACGCTGCCCAGCCGGGTCCCCCTGGTGTCCAACATCCCCCccatcctctgccccctccagcccatACACCTCACACCCGCCGTGCCCATTCCGCCCTGCCCCGGCCTGCGCCCCCCGCGCTGCCCCCAGCTGACCTTGGCGCTGCGCCCACGCAGGTCGGAGGTGTGCCAGGAGGGGATGCTGGCCCAGCTGTCCGGGGGGGCCCTCAGCAGGTAGATGAGCCGCAGCCAGCGTGCAAAGAGCGGGCGCTCCTCCCCCCGGGGGGCGCAGAGCTTCAGGTAGTAGACGCGCCCCGTGGCCAGTCGCAGCTTCAGCCGCTGCTCCCCCATGTCGTGCAGGTAGAGGCTCACCAGCTCCAGTGGGATCAGCCTGCCAGGGGCGGCGGGTCAGCTGGaggcctgggttccagccccatTCGGGGAggggggcctagtggttagagctggggggggggctgggagccaggattcctgggttctttccctggctctgggaggggagtggggtctaatggttagagcaggtaGGCCTGGAATCTGttcacacagcactgagatgcagccacctctggggtggggcgccaGGGCTTTTCCTGCCCCTGAGTCACAAACCAGGCCCCTGCAGCTTATATTGGCCTGGCTGCTAGACAGAgccctgcagcacggcgccccctagcACCATCCTGGGGCATTGAGCCCTGACTGCTGGGaagggtgccccctgctggcactCACCGGGTCAGCTCCAGCTCTGGTGGGGCGTGTGCTGTCCTGGGGCCCAAAGGCTCCCCCTGGGGCCTCTCCATGGGGCGGGCGATGATCATGACGTCAGGCaggagcagggcggggctggTGGCGGCGATGCCCAGGGTGACCAGGCTGGCACGGTTGTGCAGATCCACCAGCTCGCCCTGCTTGGTCACCTGcaaggcagggggcggggggggattaGTGGGGGGTGCCAGGCACCagccccccagctggagcacacACCCCTTTCCCCAGGCAGCAGGACTAGAACCCATGGCTCCCGGCCCCACCAGGGAGAGGCCTTGGCCCTGGGCCTGACGGAGCCCAGccaaggtgcagggaggggattGCAGTTGCTGGGCAAGGAGctgccctgcttccccccccccacagcaggggGCAGCATTCACCTGCAGGAAGTTGCTCTCGAAGAGGGGGGTGGGCTGCAAGGGGTTgtactccccccgccccagcaatCTCTGCAGCTCCCCGATGATCGGGATCCAGCCAGCGAAGGCGAAGTCGCTGATGCATTCGGGGAAGGGGCGTGGACTCCTCCGCACGATGCCTGGGTGGGGGAGTCAGCGagaggagaacccaggagtcctggctctcagccccccctgctctaaccactggacaccactccactcccagagccagggagagaaccaggcatcctggctcccagcctccccaccccaactctgaccattagaccccactcccctcccagagccagggatagaaatcaggcatcctggctctcagcccccctgctctaactactagatcgcactcctctcccagagccagggagagaacccaggagtcctggcccccttACACACCAGTCCCCATCTTCAGCCCACCTGGTGGATACATCAGCATGGCCAGCTAGCTGGGTCAGGGCTGGCTTGTCAAggctgggggtcccaggaggcCGAGACCATGGGGCatgtcacagcagcagcaggggcctgTGGCTGCCAGCACCCAGGGGCCCATGGCCCCAGCGCAGGGTGCTCCCAGCATCACTGCCCCATGCTGCTCTGGGCCGGCCCGGAACCTCTGACCTGGGGCCTGGCATTGTGATATCAGCAGGCTCCTCCCCGCCGCAGGGCCTCCTCGGGCCCCCATCACCATGGCCTCTGGGTGCCTCACAAGCTGCAGGCTATTTACCCACCACCACCCacaaggcagggcagggctgcttTACCCATTGTAgggatggtgaaactgaggcccagacagGCTAAGTGACCAGCCTGGCTGGGCAGGGAATTCAGTCTGGTGGTGTCCCATGGCTCAAGTTAGTGTCCCGAAAAACAGGGGTAGCCCTCcctctgggctgggagccaggacacctgggttctctccccagctctgggaggggagtggggattAGTGGTTAGAaggtggtggggctgggagccaggactcctggattctccccctggctctgggaggggagtgggatctagtagttagagcggggggaggggctgggagccaggactcctgggttctccccccagctcggggaggggacagaagtgggatggggggtgggggacagccAGGACTCGCGGGTTGTCTCCGGGGGGGTTTCACCCATGCTGGGTTTATAACTTTGAGCGGCCCGTACCTGTTAGGAATGGGTTAAAAGCAACCTCCACTGGGCCTTCCCCACCGTCTGGGCTCTCATTGGCCGGACAGGTAAAGGTGAGCAGGAAGTGGGGGGCGTTCCGCACATCTGATTGGATAAGCACACCTGGGGGCGGGGTttaggggtaggcagggtctccttTGATCTCAGCAGGTAGAGCGAATCTGAGTGACCCGGTGACTGAGCCAGGCCCCGCCCTCTattgtgtttgtgtggggggagggctgggagccaggacgcctgggttctctccccagtactgggaggggagtggggtctagtggttgggggggggagtcaggaatcctgggttctctcccgggctctgggagggaagtgggggctagtggttagaaggggcggggtgctgggagccaggactcctgagttctctctCCAGCTAGGCGTGACCATCCCAGCCGCGCCCATCAGCCTGTGCCCGGCAGGGAAGGGTTAACCCCGGGCAGGGAGCGATACCTGCTGGGTCCCGCCCTGCCCAGTTCTCAGCGCACCTGACCGCGgcctcccagcccggggcctTGCTgggtctctgccccccccccccccgccggacccctcaccccctcggGAGCTGCCCCCCCCGCCATGGCCTCGGGGGGGCTGGGCCGGTGCCGCCTGGCGCTGGGCCTGGCGCTGCTGCTGGACGGGGCGGGCATGGGGGCGCTGCTGACGGGCATCTTCGCCCGGCTGCGGGTGCGGGGCCAGGACTTCGGAGACCTGCTGATCTACTCGGGGGCGGTGCTGGTCttcctgagcctgctgggctgggTGCTCTGGTACACGGGCAACCTGGAGCTGGCGCCCGAGGAGCTGGGGCGTGACTACGCCGCCAAGGGGGGCACCCTGGCCCGCCTCGCCCGCAAGCTCTCCCGCCGCTGGTCCCGGCGCCAACCCGGCCCGCTGGCCCTGGGCCCCGTGCGCGGGAGCCAGGGGCCCCCGACCCGGGAGACGGTCTAGAGGTAACCctgccccctgtgccccccaaatcctgtccccactgccctgccccctgtgtCCCTAAGCCCTGCTTCCAATCCTtgcaccccctgtgcccccaaACCCTGtcctctctgccctgccctctgTGTCCCCAAGCCCtggtccctctgccccccaagccctgcctccaatccttgcaccccctgtgcccccaaACCCTGTCCTCTCTACCCTGTGCCCCCCAAGCCCTGGCTCCAATCCTtgcaccccctgtgcccccaaACCCTGTCCTCTCTACCCTGTGCCCCCCGAGCCCTGGCTCCAATCCTtgcaccccctgtgcccccaaACCCTGTCCTCTCTGCTGTGCCCCCAAGCCctaccccctgtgccccccaaatCCTCTCCCCGCCACTctgccccccaagccctgcctccaaTCCTTGGATCCTCTGTGCCCCCCAAGCCCTGTCCCCAACCCCTCTgcacccaagccctgcctccaaACCTTGCACTCCCTGTGCCCCCAAACCCTACCTCCAAACCCTGACTCCAAATCTTGCACCCTTGTGCCCCcaagctctgccctgcccctcggGCCCCTCCAAATCCTGCCCCCAAACCCTGTCTGCCCCCGACCCTGCCCACATTGCCCTACTCCCCAAACCCTTCCCCCTGCGAAAGGGCTGAGAAGGAAcaccaacctcccctcccccaccagcacagcGTCCCCTAGCGccatgttcccctccccccacccaactcaAGCACGCCCCCCTTCAGCTTATGACCAACTGTCTGTCTCTTCCAGATGCCTCTTGGGATGGAGCCCTGTGGGGGGGCAAGTCGGATGGGGGATCTGTCTGGGAccagcacccctcaccccctcaccGATCCAAGAGCACCCACAGGGCTGCGAGACAGACGGACcgaactggccccaggacagaggGACAGAGACACCCAGCCCCTGCGCTCGGGGGCCGCGTATctggggacccctcgcccggcgctgggacggcagagcttggggggggtgctggctctcCTGACCCGGCAGAGGGGcatctgtccatctgtctgtccatcgCAGGGAAGTTTCATTTGTATTTAAAACACTTTGTGTCTCAGGCCCTCTGTTCCGTGCTTCCTTGTCCTGCGTCACACGCTgcggagcggggtctagtggttagagtggggggctgggagccaggactcctggttctctccctagctctgggaggggagtgggggctagtggttagaggggaaaggccctgtgtcccatacctctgccctgagccagccagtctccaccctggggccggatgggagccggcgccctctagaggggaaaggccccgtgccccattccctgcccccattctggggtggagcacagggGCTGTGTTTTCAGGGATCCGGATGGGGGAAGAGAACGTGGGGGCAGCATGTGCCCCCCAGCTGATCTGGAAAGAAGTGGAAAAAATTAATCCTTTATTGTGTGAGGGGTGCAGCAGtccaaatgggggtggggcagctgccccccagcctgtCCCTACTCCCCCCCTTCTTTTGGCTCTTCCTCCCTAGGCTCcatcctctcctcttcctcctggtcGCTCTCCTCCAGCAGCTTCATCAGATAATCAGCCAACTCTGCATCCGACTTTGACTTTGGTtcccccgcctccttccctgccGCCCGGCTGCCCTTCAGCctgctgtggggagcagagagagaatggggggctgggagccaggggggctGGGTTTTCTCCCTGGCTATGGGAAGAGAGTGGGGCCTAGTgattagagcggggggggggggagccaggacacctgggttttctCCCCGGctatgggaggagagtggggccttgtggttagggcaggggcgggggggagagacaaCTGGGTTCTCACATGGGAGGGGAGTGTTTTGGGGTATCTAGTGACCCAAatgggaaaggccccatgtcccattccccaaccccctgagccagccagtccttgccctggggctggatgggaactggtgccccctagaggggaaaggccccaggtcCTTTGCTGGGCTCAGCCATTGAGCTCTCAGCCAGGACTGGGGTGTGTGGAAAGCTGGCTCGCTTCCAGCGCTGAGGCtggaggacccaggagtccgggcggATCCTGAGCCCCATCTGTGCTCGTGGGACGCTCCAGCCACCCGACCGCATGGCTCcggttccctccccctcccccccggggacATGGAGCCCGGGGTGGTTCTGCTCCAGCCGTTACCTACCAGGCGACGCAGACGCAAAGGAACAGCCCGGCGGCCCCCACGCAGATCCCCCCCAGGATCCCGGCATTCCGGCGCTGGCGCGGCGCTGCCAAGGAAAGGGAGGGTTGGGGCAGCTCGGCATCCACCAGCCGCCTCCGGGGCGGGGCTGCGGCTGCGGCTGGCTCTCGGGTAGGGCACACGGTGGCTGGTTATAGGGGGACCCCCTCGGGAgctgggggcacagagccccAGGTGGGGATGCGGCCGGCTCCGGGGGGCGGCCGGCTCCGGGGGGCGCTCACCATCGGTGGCACGGTGGTAGCAGGTGCCGTTGGCGTGGCAGCATCTCCTCTGCAGACACTGGCTGGGGTAGAACCTCTCGGGGTTGCCGCCGCAGGGCTTCcgcagggaggggggctgagcGCAGGCTGGGGGGGGACACCCCTGTTAGTGCCAgctgcctcccgccccccccccccccatcctcccaggccccttgtccctcccccggcccactTTGAGGTCCAGGTCATTCTTTGTGTTCCCCCCCAGGGGGCACCCTTGGTCTGCTCTAGCCCAGAGCAGGGGATGTGGGGTGGCCGGGGGGGGCACAATGGGGGGATTCAGTGGGGCTGAGGAGTAGGGAAGGGAAGCAGATGGGAGTTGTGGGCAGTAAATGTGGGGGTGGGCCTGTgggggcggcagggagggaggggatgaggtggtggggaggg is a genomic window containing:
- the TMEM238 gene encoding transmembrane protein 238 — translated: MASGGLGRCRLALGLALLLDGAGMGALLTGIFARLRVRGQDFGDLLIYSGAVLVFLSLLGWVLWYTGNLELAPEELGRDYAAKGGTLARLARKLSRRWSRRQPGPLALGPVRGSQGPPTRETV
- the LOC141976867 gene encoding uncharacterized protein LOC141976867 — encoded protein: MRREPGWIADCRGGGSRPLGVQKVGVVLCCVVSQQLCLGRGAAGKKEQAAPSGGCNLEPQPAQEDRGLVRGAPGLGSFFRPLTCAQPPSLRKPCGGNPERFYPSQCLQRRCCHANGTCYHRATDAPRQRRNAGILGGICVGAAGLFLCVCVACRLKGSRAAGKEAGEPKSKSDAELADYLMKLLEESDQEEEERMEPREEEPKEGGE